A window from Chrysemys picta bellii isolate R12L10 chromosome 20, ASM1138683v2, whole genome shotgun sequence encodes these proteins:
- the LOC135976743 gene encoding claw keratin-like produces MSCSSLCYPECGVARPSPVSGSCNDPCVRQCPDSEVVIRPSPVVVTLPGPILSTFPQQSEVAAVGAPVVGAGYGGSFGLGGLYGSGGYYGGLHGLGGFGGYGSHYGYGGLGGYGGLGYGGLCGYGGGYGYGGLGGYGGLGRYGGLCGYGGGYGGLCGYGGGYGYGGLGGYGGLCGYGGYGRRYRGGYCGPC; encoded by the exons ATGTCTTGCTCCAGCTtgtgctatccagaatgcggggtggcccgTCCCAGTCCAGTTTCTGGCAGCTGCAACGATCCGTGCGTTAGGCAGTGCCCTGACTCTGAAGTGGTCATCAGACCATCACCGGTTGTCGTGACCctcccaggaccaattctcagcaCTTTCCCGCAGCAGAGTGAAGTGGCAGCCGTAGGAGCACCTGTGGTCGGAGCTGGCTACGGGGGCTCATTCGGTTTGGGGGGACTGTATGGCTCTGGAGGCTATTATGGAGGATTGCATGGTTTAGGGGGATTCGGTGGTTATGGGAGCCAttatggttatgggggattgggtggttatgggggattgg GTTATGGGGGACTGTGTGGTTACGGGGGAGGTTACGGTTATGGTGGATTAGGTGGTTATGGGGGATTGGGTAGATATGGGGGATTGTGTGGTTACGGGGGAGGTTATGGGGGACTGTGTGGTTACGGGGGAGGttacggttatgggggattaggtggttatgggggattatgcGGTTACGGGGGATATGGCCGTAGGTATCGCGGTGGATACTGTGGGCCATGTTAA